The following are encoded together in the Serratia odorifera genome:
- the tagH gene encoding type VI secretion system-associated FHA domain protein TagH, translating into MRFTIVQNKNGQLPPQSSCDFLPPGGTIGRSVDNNLVLPDEERAISRLQAIVHISADGECRITNRGNVTRVLLNDIPLERGRQVELQDGDILGIDDYQIQVSALHQQAAPVQQAQPVVANAVDAAPAAKTQPGAAPIPNEIWDSLVEEFTPVGGTAQPAPAPPAHVGHNPLLEKPRTELNPADPLSQLDGNVDLHQLQQKQTDPSALFNTDSTFERDNILTDTTPSALLAENRPQAPQQPAVKVTSAAPTATNAKQPSEELDPLALFGASSAPAAPDALNGNDPLGLLMGGAVPLTQMDAEPPTAPRQAQPSPQAQQLKPAPIEPTPPPSVAQPVPPVAAKEEPRMPPAPEPQFAQPAAAEPEFSQPPQHRPRTGNRLGIDPVAYQSPRTQNAGTANGDLLEGPLLNALLQGIGLDDLQPQPHFDEQQVRQVGRLLSLFSQGTVALLSSRSILKRGVKAEMTMILDEANNPFKLLPSGKTVLMQMFGSQMPGFMPPEQAVRDALIDLQAHQLGMIAGIRAIIAAMLQSFNPDRLEEEARKEGSAPRLALPSNRKAALWDYFVKNYQQTAGEIEDDFHTLFGEAFLHAYDVEVNQYKDSQTQGLS; encoded by the coding sequence ATGCGATTTACCATTGTACAAAACAAAAATGGCCAGTTGCCGCCACAAAGCAGCTGCGATTTTCTGCCGCCGGGCGGCACTATTGGCCGTAGCGTGGATAACAATCTGGTATTACCGGATGAAGAGCGCGCCATTTCCCGCTTGCAGGCCATTGTGCATATTTCTGCTGATGGCGAATGCCGCATCACCAACCGTGGCAACGTGACCCGCGTACTGCTGAACGATATCCCGTTGGAGCGTGGTCGTCAGGTGGAACTGCAAGACGGCGATATCCTCGGTATCGACGATTATCAGATTCAGGTCAGTGCCCTGCACCAGCAGGCAGCGCCGGTTCAGCAGGCACAGCCGGTGGTCGCCAACGCGGTCGATGCCGCACCGGCCGCCAAAACGCAGCCTGGCGCCGCTCCAATCCCCAACGAAATCTGGGACAGCCTGGTGGAAGAGTTCACGCCGGTCGGCGGCACGGCACAACCCGCGCCGGCCCCCCCCGCTCACGTCGGTCATAACCCGCTGTTGGAAAAACCGCGCACCGAGCTGAACCCGGCGGATCCACTGAGCCAATTGGACGGCAACGTCGATCTGCATCAGTTACAGCAAAAACAGACCGATCCCAGCGCGCTGTTCAACACCGATAGCACCTTCGAACGTGACAATATTCTGACCGACACCACGCCGAGCGCGCTGCTGGCGGAAAATCGCCCACAGGCGCCGCAGCAACCGGCGGTCAAGGTCACCAGTGCGGCACCAACCGCAACAAACGCCAAACAGCCGAGCGAAGAACTCGACCCACTGGCACTGTTTGGCGCATCGTCGGCGCCCGCCGCGCCGGACGCACTGAACGGCAATGACCCGTTGGGCTTGCTGATGGGCGGAGCCGTACCGCTGACCCAGATGGACGCCGAGCCGCCCACGGCGCCACGGCAAGCGCAACCGTCACCGCAAGCGCAGCAGCTGAAGCCTGCGCCGATCGAACCGACGCCGCCGCCGTCCGTTGCGCAGCCAGTGCCGCCGGTGGCAGCAAAAGAAGAACCACGCATGCCGCCTGCGCCAGAGCCGCAATTTGCCCAACCTGCCGCAGCAGAACCTGAATTCAGCCAGCCACCGCAGCACCGGCCTCGCACTGGCAACCGTCTGGGAATCGATCCGGTGGCCTATCAGTCACCCCGCACGCAAAACGCCGGCACGGCGAACGGCGATCTGCTGGAAGGGCCTTTGCTGAACGCGCTGCTGCAGGGCATCGGGCTGGACGATCTGCAGCCGCAGCCGCATTTCGACGAGCAACAGGTACGCCAGGTTGGCCGTTTGCTGAGCCTGTTTTCACAAGGTACCGTTGCCCTGCTCTCCTCGCGCTCAATTCTCAAACGCGGCGTGAAGGCGGAAATGACCATGATCCTCGACGAGGCCAATAACCCGTTCAAGCTGCTGCCATCCGGGAAAACCGTGCTGATGCAGATGTTCGGCAGCCAGATGCCGGGCTTTATGCCACCGGAACAGGCGGTGCGCGACGCGTTGATCGATTTGCAGGCTCACCAGTTGGGGATGATTGCCGGTATCCGCGCCATCATCGCCGCGATGTTGCAGTCGTTTAATCCGGACCGTCTGGAAGAAGAAGCGCGCAAGGAAGGTTCGGCGCCGCGCCTGGCGCTGCCGTCCAACCGCAAGGCCGCGCTGTGGGACTACTTTGTCAAAAATTATCAGCAAACCGCAGGCGAAATCGAAGATGACTTCCATACGCTGTTTGGCGAAGCCTTCCTGCACGCCTATGACGTTGAAGTGAATCAATATAAAGACTCACAAACCCAGGGCCTGTCTTGA
- a CDS encoding type VI secretion system amidase effector protein Tae4 translates to MGARPRFLAAWTAARNIYDPNDALVKVKNTIGGAVKRNFEIPASAGGWENSCAVRMSYVLNYTGHPVPRISQLTVSGADKKWYFFRVRDLVVYLTKTWGKPDLVVNYPQLPVSQLANKKGLILFEVSGWDNAGGHATFWNGSQCSDHCYFNQPGTNYSTPRANFWELP, encoded by the coding sequence ATGGGAGCAAGACCCCGCTTTCTGGCCGCCTGGACGGCGGCCAGAAATATTTACGACCCGAACGATGCTTTGGTAAAAGTTAAAAACACCATTGGTGGGGCGGTAAAACGTAATTTCGAGATACCCGCCAGCGCAGGGGGTTGGGAGAACAGTTGTGCGGTAAGAATGAGCTATGTGCTCAATTACACCGGGCACCCGGTTCCCCGTATAAGCCAACTGACTGTCTCCGGTGCCGACAAGAAATGGTACTTTTTCCGCGTGCGCGACCTGGTGGTCTATTTGACCAAAACCTGGGGCAAACCTGATTTGGTGGTTAATTATCCTCAATTGCCGGTGTCCCAGTTGGCGAATAAAAAGGGATTGATCTTGTTTGAGGTTTCGGGTTGGGATAACGCCGGTGGACACGCCACGTTCTGGAACGGCAGCCAGTGTTCCGATCACTGTTATTTTAATCAACCAGGAACCAATTACTCGACGCCTCGAGCCAATTTTTGGGAGTTGCCATGA
- the tssC gene encoding type VI secretion system contractile sheath large subunit, with protein MSNLPQQQNALQTTETFSSDEFSALLNKEFRPKTDQAKEAVENAVKTLAQQALENTVTVSSDAYRTIQALIAEIDEKMSQQINQIIHHEDFQKLEGAWHGLHYLVNNSETDEMLKIRFMSISKQELGRTLKRHKGVGWDQSPIFKKVYEEEYGQFGGEPFGCLVGDYYFDHSPQDVELLGEMAKIGAASHCPFIAGTAPSVMQMESWQELANPRDLTKIFQNTEYAAWRSLRESEDARYLGLVMPRFLARLPYGIRTNPVDEFDFEEETDGATHGNYTWTNAAYAMAANINRSFKEFGWCTAIRGVESGGAVENLPCHTFPSDDGGVDMKCPTEIAISDRREAELAKNGFMPLVHRKNSDFAAFIGAQSLQKPAEYYDADASANAQLSARLPYLFACCRFAHYLKCIVRDKIGSFRERDDMERWLNDWIMNYVDGDPANSSQETKSRKPLAAAEVQVEEIEDNPGYYSAKFFLRPHYQLEGLTVSLRLVSKLPSLKQNDAS; from the coding sequence ATGAGCAACCTGCCTCAGCAACAGAATGCGTTGCAGACCACCGAAACCTTCTCCAGCGACGAATTCAGCGCGCTGCTGAACAAAGAGTTCCGTCCAAAGACCGATCAGGCCAAAGAAGCGGTTGAAAATGCGGTGAAAACCCTGGCGCAGCAGGCACTGGAAAACACCGTTACCGTGTCTTCCGACGCCTACCGCACCATTCAGGCACTGATCGCCGAAATCGACGAAAAAATGTCGCAGCAGATCAACCAGATCATTCACCACGAAGACTTCCAGAAGCTGGAAGGCGCCTGGCACGGCCTGCATTATCTGGTGAACAATTCCGAAACCGACGAAATGCTGAAGATCCGCTTTATGAGCATTTCCAAGCAGGAACTCGGCCGCACGCTGAAACGCCACAAGGGCGTGGGCTGGGACCAGAGCCCGATCTTCAAGAAAGTGTACGAAGAAGAGTATGGCCAGTTCGGCGGCGAACCGTTCGGTTGCCTGGTGGGCGACTATTACTTTGACCACAGCCCGCAGGACGTTGAGCTGCTGGGTGAAATGGCGAAAATCGGTGCCGCGTCGCACTGTCCATTCATCGCTGGCACCGCGCCGAGCGTGATGCAGATGGAGTCCTGGCAGGAACTGGCCAACCCGCGCGATCTGACCAAAATCTTCCAGAATACCGAGTACGCCGCCTGGCGCAGCCTGCGTGAATCCGAGGACGCACGCTATCTTGGCCTGGTAATGCCACGTTTCCTGGCGCGTTTGCCTTACGGTATCCGCACCAACCCGGTTGACGAGTTCGACTTCGAAGAAGAAACCGACGGCGCAACTCACGGCAACTACACCTGGACCAATGCCGCTTACGCGATGGCCGCCAACATCAACCGGTCGTTCAAAGAGTTTGGCTGGTGTACGGCAATCCGCGGTGTAGAATCCGGCGGCGCGGTGGAAAACCTGCCATGCCATACCTTCCCGAGTGACGACGGCGGCGTGGACATGAAGTGCCCAACCGAAATCGCCATCAGCGACCGCCGCGAAGCGGAGTTGGCCAAAAACGGCTTTATGCCGCTGGTACACCGTAAAAATTCCGACTTCGCTGCCTTTATCGGCGCGCAATCGCTGCAGAAACCGGCGGAATACTACGATGCCGACGCCTCGGCCAACGCCCAGCTGTCCGCGCGTCTGCCGTATCTGTTTGCCTGCTGCCGCTTCGCCCACTACCTGAAGTGCATCGTCCGTGACAAGATCGGTTCCTTCCGTGAGCGTGACGATATGGAACGCTGGCTGAACGACTGGATCATGAACTATGTCGATGGCGATCCCGCCAACTCGTCACAGGAAACCAAATCGCGTAAGCCGTTGGCAGCCGCAGAGGTTCAGGTCGAAGAGATCGAGGACAACCCGGGTTACTACAGCGCCAAGTTCTTCCTGCGTCCGCATTACCAGCTGGAAGGTTTGACCGTTTCGCTGCGTCTGGTTTCCAAACTGCCGTCGCTGAAACAGAACGACGCCTCTTGA
- the tssB gene encoding type VI secretion system contractile sheath small subunit: MANSKSRSGQKFIARNRAPRVQIEYDVEIYGAERKIQLPFVMGVMADLVGKPVDPLPSVDERKFLDIDIDNFDERMKSLKPRVAYQVDNTLTGEGKLNIDLSFESMEDFSPAAIARKVDSLDNLLEARTQLSNLLSYMDGKNGAEELISKILQNPELLKSLTNAPKPASTDDNTEKED, from the coding sequence ATGGCAAACTCGAAATCCCGCAGCGGACAGAAGTTCATCGCCCGCAACCGCGCACCGCGCGTACAGATTGAATACGATGTCGAAATCTATGGTGCAGAACGCAAAATCCAGCTGCCGTTCGTGATGGGGGTGATGGCGGATCTGGTCGGTAAACCGGTCGACCCGTTGCCAAGCGTTGATGAGCGTAAATTCCTCGACATCGATATCGACAACTTCGACGAACGCATGAAATCGCTGAAGCCGCGCGTCGCCTACCAGGTCGACAACACGCTGACCGGCGAAGGCAAGCTGAATATCGATCTGTCGTTTGAAAGCATGGAAGACTTCTCCCCTGCCGCCATCGCACGCAAGGTGGATTCGCTGGATAACCTGCTGGAAGCCCGCACCCAGCTGTCCAACCTGCTGTCCTATATGGACGGCAAGAACGGTGCCGAAGAGCTGATCTCCAAGATCCTGCAAAACCCCGAGCTGCTGAAGTCCCTGACCAACGCGCCAAAGCCGGCGTCTACCGACGACAACACCGAGAAGGAGGACTGA
- the tssA gene encoding type VI secretion system protein TssA — protein MVIETLLAPVDAERPCGDNLEYDADFLAMEQASAGKAEQQFGSTIIPAEAPDWMQVERLATALLSRTKDLRVMLRLTHAWAQLRGLQGYADGLALTHQALERYWEPLLPPLEFDGEADPLFRINVLADLGDKAALTSCVRNATLLKGAAGEISLRDACALLDGSKLECATFPGGRARLQDELAQPEQPAAEWVQNIIHQLNAIREVVTRHLGESALPEMNALMKMFNTLAQACHSAAPAAEEPQDNHHDDASVSPAAAPGAALTLNWRSAQIQSRDDAQLMLDKVKNYFQRHEPSHPAPLMIDRVQRLIALDFLQIVRDLAPDGLNQLETILGRPDNEENN, from the coding sequence ATGGTTATCGAAACCCTGCTGGCACCGGTTGACGCCGAGCGTCCTTGTGGCGACAACCTGGAATACGACGCCGATTTTCTGGCGATGGAACAGGCCTCGGCAGGCAAGGCCGAGCAACAGTTTGGCAGCACTATTATCCCGGCTGAAGCGCCGGACTGGATGCAGGTTGAACGTTTGGCCACCGCCCTGTTGTCGCGGACCAAGGATTTACGCGTGATGTTGCGTCTGACTCACGCCTGGGCGCAGTTGCGCGGCCTGCAAGGTTATGCCGACGGCCTGGCGCTGACTCATCAGGCGCTGGAACGCTACTGGGAGCCGCTGCTGCCGCCATTGGAGTTTGACGGCGAAGCCGATCCGCTGTTTCGCATCAACGTGCTGGCCGACCTTGGCGACAAGGCAGCGCTGACCAGTTGCGTGCGCAACGCAACCTTGCTGAAGGGGGCCGCCGGCGAGATTTCCCTGCGTGATGCCTGCGCCCTGCTCGATGGCAGCAAGCTGGAATGTGCCACTTTCCCCGGCGGCCGCGCGCGCTTGCAGGATGAGCTGGCGCAGCCGGAGCAGCCGGCAGCGGAATGGGTGCAAAACATCATTCATCAACTCAACGCCATCCGCGAGGTGGTTACCCGGCATCTGGGCGAAAGCGCTCTGCCGGAAATGAACGCCCTGATGAAGATGTTCAACACCCTGGCGCAGGCGTGCCATAGCGCAGCGCCGGCGGCAGAAGAACCGCAAGACAACCACCACGATGACGCCAGCGTCAGCCCGGCAGCCGCGCCTGGCGCTGCGCTAACGCTCAACTGGCGCAGCGCACAAATCCAGTCGCGCGATGACGCTCAGTTGATGCTGGATAAGGTGAAAAACTATTTTCAGCGGCATGAGCCAAGCCACCCGGCTCCGCTGATGATCGATCGGGTACAGCGGCTGATTGCCCTGGACTTCCTGCAAATCGTCCGCGATCTGGCGCCTGATGGTCTCAATCAACTGGAGACCATCCTTGGTCGCCCGGATAACGAGGAGAACAACTGA
- a CDS encoding T6SS amidase immunity protein Tai4 family protein, whose protein sequence is MKTLFTVGLVSTLLAMSQQTLAKDALDPVAFIKQMPYSQVVKELALARCLAQVSEADNTFSVDAARTANAMREWMPFDIESGDAKINALIDKFKSNHNASHSEAKTQSQGVTLNCLRLYHSAELDALSREVIVGDANHSWNQDNPQ, encoded by the coding sequence ATGAAGACGTTGTTCACGGTCGGTCTGGTGTCAACCTTGTTGGCGATGTCGCAACAAACGCTGGCCAAAGATGCTTTGGATCCGGTGGCATTTATCAAACAGATGCCTTACAGCCAGGTGGTTAAAGAACTGGCATTGGCACGTTGTCTGGCGCAGGTTTCCGAAGCGGACAATACATTTTCTGTTGATGCTGCCAGAACGGCAAACGCCATGAGGGAGTGGATGCCCTTTGATATCGAATCAGGCGATGCGAAGATCAATGCGCTGATCGATAAATTCAAATCCAACCACAATGCGTCCCACAGCGAAGCAAAAACCCAGAGTCAAGGCGTTACGTTAAACTGCCTGCGGCTGTATCACAGCGCCGAGCTGGACGCCCTGTCACGCGAAGTTATCGTCGGCGATGCGAATCATTCCTGGAACCAGGATAACCCGCAATAA
- a CDS encoding Hcp family type VI secretion system effector, whose amino-acid sequence MAIDMFLKVEGASGESKDSNHKGWTDITSFSWGASQPGNMGVGGGGGAGKVCFNDLHVNALVDKSTPALLKHCSSGKHLTKVELSVCKAGGTQVEYVKITLDDVLVTAVQYTGAGGEDTVGVTYSFQAAKVKQQYWEQSDKGGKGAESSAGWNIKENREA is encoded by the coding sequence ATGGCTATTGATATGTTCCTGAAAGTCGAAGGTGCCAGCGGCGAATCTAAAGATTCAAACCACAAAGGCTGGACCGACATTACTTCTTTCTCCTGGGGCGCTTCCCAACCCGGTAACATGGGCGTGGGCGGCGGCGGCGGTGCCGGTAAAGTCTGCTTTAACGATCTGCATGTCAATGCGCTGGTCGATAAATCAACCCCTGCGCTGCTGAAGCACTGTTCCAGCGGTAAACACCTGACCAAGGTAGAGCTGTCCGTCTGCAAGGCCGGCGGTACCCAGGTTGAATATGTGAAGATCACCCTCGACGACGTGCTGGTTACCGCGGTGCAATACACCGGTGCCGGTGGCGAAGATACCGTTGGCGTGACTTATTCCTTCCAGGCGGCGAAAGTCAAACAGCAATACTGGGAGCAGAGTGACAAAGGCGGTAAAGGTGCGGAAAGCAGCGCCGGTTGGAATATCAAGGAAAACCGCGAAGCGTAA
- a CDS encoding PP2C family protein-serine/threonine phosphatase, with protein sequence MNITIASTSNQGGRDSNQDQTGEVVGNRAACFVVCDGIAGFPGGDIAAKLARDTILHNFDGEKHLNAQSIRQHISQANAAIHQQQNQSDELSKMGTTLVSLFIDRDYQLAYWAHAGDSRLYLFRRGYLHAVTTDHSLIQQMQDAGYQTSGINSNLLYFALGLSEERDATYSDVLQLEDGDVFLLCTDGFWHSFTQSELEQSLHMVNSPSEWIALMQQAWKKNNNSDNYSAIAVWIGSPQETTLLHSLADAERFLSRD encoded by the coding sequence ATGAATATCACTATAGCCTCTACCTCTAATCAAGGTGGCCGCGATTCCAATCAGGATCAAACCGGTGAAGTGGTTGGCAACCGCGCCGCCTGCTTCGTGGTGTGCGACGGCATCGCCGGCTTTCCCGGTGGCGATATCGCCGCAAAGCTGGCGCGCGACACCATTCTGCATAATTTCGACGGTGAAAAGCACCTGAATGCACAGAGCATTCGCCAGCACATCTCGCAGGCCAACGCCGCCATCCACCAGCAACAGAACCAGTCGGACGAGCTCAGCAAGATGGGCACCACGCTGGTCAGCCTGTTTATCGATCGCGATTATCAGTTGGCCTACTGGGCGCATGCCGGCGACAGCCGCCTGTACCTGTTCCGCCGCGGTTATCTGCATGCCGTGACCACCGATCACAGCCTGATCCAGCAAATGCAGGACGCCGGCTATCAAACCAGCGGCATCAACAGCAACCTGCTGTACTTTGCGCTCGGCCTTAGCGAAGAGCGTGACGCCACCTACAGCGATGTGCTGCAACTGGAAGACGGCGACGTTTTCCTGCTGTGCACCGACGGCTTCTGGCACAGCTTTACCCAGTCGGAACTGGAGCAGTCGCTGCACATGGTCAATTCGCCAAGTGAGTGGATCGCTCTGATGCAACAGGCATGGAAGAAAAATAATAACAGCGATAACTACAGCGCTATCGCCGTATGGATTGGCTCGCCGCAAGAAACCACGCTGCTGCATTCGCTGGCGGATGCCGAACGTTTCCTTTCGCGCGATTGA